Proteins from one Cryptomeria japonica chromosome 4, Sugi_1.0, whole genome shotgun sequence genomic window:
- the LOC131875376 gene encoding uncharacterized protein LOC131875376, whose protein sequence is MAEFLGIFIGKLVEKGEFRGLKPSSVDQVRSHQQFVDDSIIMENSSMKYSRSLKKDLDRYGSATGQLINWSKSFVYFINTLERRQTKSSNILRSQIGNLPASYLGLPLCQVPLDTFWGALVDKVHKKLAGWKGSLLSQAGKVQLLKSTL, encoded by the coding sequence ATGGCGGAATTTTTGGGCATATTTATTGGAaaacttgttgagaagggagagtttagagGGCTTAAACCTTCATCAGTTGACCAAGTgcgttctcatcaacaatttgtggatgattcaATTATTATGGAGAATTCTTCTATGAAATATTCTAGAAGCTTAAAGAAAGATTTGGATAGATATGGGAGTGCTACAGGTCAActgattaattggtctaaaagttttgtttatttcataaacaCTCTAGAGAGAAGACAAACAAAGAGCAGTAATATTTTGCGTAGCCAAATTGGGAATCTCcctgcttcctatcttgggctccctttatgtcaggtGCCTCTTGATACCTTCTGGGGTGCTCTAGTGGATAAAGTTCATAagaagttagctggatggaaaggctctttgCTCAGTCAAGCGGGAAAGGTCCAACTTCTGAAATCTACTCTCTAG